From the genome of Nostoc sp. C052, one region includes:
- a CDS encoding DUF3854 domain-containing protein: MFDERHLQLTSAYARASQHFIRAFIYPLGEFIYKSIESAIDLKCRIEIGEETYFLTPDEDGGWKWSKNNFEGVTDESIEQVEEMMAYLLPKLLPGSNDITPSNFPHDPDLPPVLPNPNFPKNLPPSGTVVDFLNIQVESNNTLEYQYFTNRNDYVTDASEIKDMSFVGIVDNSSILEEDVVQTNDIREDYEQSEVINSHEIGDKHLTVELISDHKIPISSEKLNPQNTQHIPHHPEHIDPQHWHELVVGSAIAPDIAHLNFSSLHFSYVGGEHEAWERLMISDKLSRTNTGSLSIRLLELYSHLDAGGWWCNSGVDPRTFANLTPGEQPQIKEWGCYKPNRPRPKTVKKDGFTVAVEGKFIKYEHPPSVDLSIFLLDVPGVIAQNIYSKAGVNPSDSDRLNGFWYCVYKHNIPLVITEGAKKAASLLSQGHAAIGLPGISSGYRSPKNEWGKKIGDSYLADELAVFATKSREIKICFDYETKPETKLNIQRDICQTGSLLQELGAVVKVITLPGPDKGVDDFIVSQGKEAFEKLSAGAISLESWHQNQLDSLRFTIKLKDGTVKKIDQQKGDSTVIDDPELEANIGVFKKSRAKSPIDPGSQIIDIKVIDSDIIHIDVAPEPAQPTETPVTSSSWAKKENVTVYEPNFFRKRLEASENKQIAFAAYTLLKKYGVEAKDEQQQTSGKIYHADAFVIKNHGADKYSISRRHDDVELMTFQADKWGHVGNIKLSYTEIESEPKIWGEKQINILPIERQEFLLVADYLKAGKELPSVDEDPRKIASVVGSVSPKGTHNILESFKENEVLKILTQSITSFEKDDLTLGNYRIIFRQTSDNTSTLQLLKTEHNGTNREAVRFQFEKTDTGMTHQVQAMAITEADLEKLRLLAQKLHINYKAMLGNPTDTRDIDLPVHPEITRNLNDDQSHQSTQSTPNVPDRKTQSNPQGVSSNSPSAKQHNAVSHSTTPTPSQPTKRPKLSSNLDNAVLPLHPVLKQYWEQLEKDGSSHETVAQGHLEFQSKIQQTGKLTVGEQRELYQQIQNLAWSEINHNGCTNIVLPPLAHIVNDLRSQVQKEAQPQFSSDPKRDTPVSLHPDIASHWHDLETNKTWSSVANQYNNPKREKLVLTGKLTIGEQRELYQKILLQSQFEQQNIGQTDISLPPLSDVIQDLLNSRSQVINNTYTPKVEVHSQKSHTQQRTTNSQELEL; this comes from the coding sequence ATGTTTGATGAACGACATTTGCAACTCACTTCTGCTTACGCTAGAGCTAGTCAGCATTTTATTAGAGCTTTTATTTATCCTTTAGGAGAGTTTATTTATAAATCAATCGAATCAGCTATTGATCTAAAATGTCGAATCGAAATAGGGGAAGAAACTTATTTTCTTACTCCTGACGAGGATGGTGGGTGGAAATGGTCTAAAAATAACTTTGAAGGTGTAACAGATGAGTCAATAGAACAAGTAGAAGAGATGATGGCATATTTATTGCCTAAACTTCTCCCCGGTAGTAATGATATAACACCATCTAATTTCCCTCATGATCCTGATTTACCTCCAGTTTTACCCAACCCAAATTTTCCCAAAAACCTTCCTCCTTCGGGTACAGTTGTTGACTTTTTAAATATACAAGTTGAAAGCAATAACACTCTGGAATATCAATATTTTACAAACAGAAATGATTACGTCACGGATGCAAGTGAAATCAAAGATATGTCATTTGTGGGGATTGTAGATAATTCCTCCATTTTAGAAGAAGATGTTGTGCAAACGAATGACATTCGTGAAGACTATGAGCAGAGTGAAGTGATTAATTCTCATGAAATTGGCGATAAGCATTTAACAGTAGAGTTGATTAGCGACCATAAAATCCCAATCAGTAGTGAAAAACTTAACCCACAAAATACTCAACATATCCCTCATCACCCAGAACATATTGATCCGCAACATTGGCACGAACTCGTAGTAGGCAGCGCGATCGCACCAGATATTGCACATCTCAACTTCTCTAGTCTTCATTTTAGCTATGTCGGTGGGGAACATGAAGCTTGGGAACGGCTGATGATCAGCGACAAACTCTCACGTACAAATACAGGTAGCCTCTCTATTAGGCTTTTAGAACTCTATTCCCATCTAGATGCAGGTGGCTGGTGGTGTAATTCAGGAGTAGACCCGCGCACATTTGCTAATCTTACCCCTGGTGAGCAACCTCAAATTAAAGAATGGGGATGTTATAAGCCAAACCGCCCCAGACCCAAAACCGTGAAAAAAGATGGGTTCACTGTTGCGGTTGAAGGCAAGTTCATTAAATATGAGCATCCACCATCAGTTGATTTGAGTATTTTCTTGCTAGATGTCCCAGGCGTGATTGCCCAAAATATTTACTCAAAAGCTGGAGTAAACCCCAGCGATAGCGATCGCTTGAATGGTTTTTGGTATTGTGTATATAAACACAATATCCCACTCGTCATTACAGAGGGGGCGAAGAAGGCGGCTAGTCTGTTAAGCCAGGGTCATGCTGCCATCGGGCTACCGGGAATTTCCTCCGGCTATCGCTCACCTAAAAACGAGTGGGGCAAGAAAATTGGTGATTCCTATCTGGCTGATGAGTTAGCTGTTTTCGCAACTAAGAGTAGAGAAATCAAAATCTGCTTTGATTATGAAACGAAGCCTGAAACTAAGCTCAATATCCAAAGAGATATTTGTCAGACAGGAAGCTTATTACAAGAATTAGGTGCTGTCGTTAAAGTAATAACGCTGCCAGGGCCGGATAAAGGTGTAGATGATTTTATAGTTTCACAAGGAAAAGAAGCTTTTGAAAAGCTATCTGCCGGGGCTATATCTCTAGAGTCATGGCATCAAAATCAACTTGATAGTTTACGTTTTACTATCAAGCTCAAGGATGGCACAGTCAAAAAAATTGATCAACAAAAAGGAGACTCTACTGTGATAGATGATCCCGAATTAGAAGCAAACATTGGTGTATTTAAAAAAAGTCGTGCTAAATCACCTATTGACCCTGGTTCACAGATTATAGATATAAAAGTTATTGATTCAGACATTATCCATATAGATGTTGCCCCTGAGCCAGCCCAACCAACTGAAACTCCTGTAACTAGTTCTTCTTGGGCTAAAAAAGAAAATGTTACAGTTTATGAGCCTAATTTTTTTAGAAAGCGCCTAGAAGCTAGCGAGAATAAACAAATAGCTTTTGCTGCTTATACTTTGTTAAAAAAATATGGTGTTGAGGCTAAAGATGAACAACAGCAGACCAGTGGCAAAATCTACCATGCTGATGCTTTTGTAATCAAGAATCATGGTGCTGATAAATACAGTATCTCTCGTCGCCATGATGATGTAGAGTTAATGACTTTTCAAGCTGATAAATGGGGACACGTAGGCAATATTAAACTTTCTTACACAGAAATAGAGTCTGAGCCAAAAATTTGGGGAGAAAAACAAATTAACATTCTGCCTATTGAAAGGCAGGAGTTTTTGTTAGTGGCTGACTACCTGAAAGCTGGGAAAGAATTGCCCTCTGTTGATGAAGACCCTCGCAAAATAGCTTCTGTCGTTGGTTCAGTCTCTCCTAAAGGCACACACAATATTTTAGAAAGTTTCAAAGAAAACGAGGTATTAAAAATACTCACACAAAGTATTACTAGCTTCGAGAAAGATGACTTAACCTTGGGCAATTACCGGATTATTTTTCGGCAAACCAGTGACAATACATCTACTCTGCAATTACTCAAAACTGAACACAATGGTACAAATCGGGAAGCTGTTCGCTTTCAGTTTGAGAAAACTGACACTGGTATGACTCATCAAGTCCAAGCGATGGCTATCACTGAAGCTGATTTGGAGAAGTTAAGACTATTGGCTCAAAAGCTGCATATTAATTACAAAGCAATGTTAGGCAACCCGACAGATACCCGTGACATCGACTTGCCCGTTCATCCCGAAATTACCCGTAATTTAAACGATGATCAGTCACACCAATCTACTCAATCTACGCCCAACGTACCAGATCGCAAGACACAATCAAATCCACAAGGAGTAAGCTCTAATTCTCCTTCTGCAAAACAACACAACGCTGTATCACACTCAACTACACCAACACCATCACAACCAACAAAACGACCCAAACTTTCTTCTAACTTAGATAACGCTGTGCTACCACTACATCCAGTTTTGAAACAGTATTGGGAGCAGTTAGAAAAAGATGGTTCAAGTCATGAGACTGTAGCGCAAGGACATTTAGAATTTCAATCTAAAATTCAGCAAACTGGAAAATTAACTGTTGGTGAACAGCGTGAACTCTACCAGCAGATTCAAAATCTTGCCTGGAGCGAGATAAATCACAATGGGTGTACTAATATTGTGCTTCCACCATTAGCCCACATTGTTAATGATTTGCGATCGCAGGTTCAAAAAGAAGCACAGCCACAGTTTTCTTCTGACCCAAAACGTGATACACCCGTGTCTCTCCATCCTGACATCGCCTCTCATTGGCACGATTTAGAAACGAATAAAACTTGGTCTAGTGTTGCCAATCAGTACAACAACCCAAAACGTGAAAAACTTGTCTTAACTGGCAAGCTGACTATTGGAGAGCAACGTGAACTTTACCAAAAAATTCTACTTCAAAGTCAATTCGAGCAGCAGAACATTGGGCAAACTGATATTTCTCTTCCTCCTTTGAGTGATGTGATTCAGGATTTGCTCAATTCTCGTAGCCAGGTTATTAACAATACCTATACGCCCAAGGTTGAAGTACATTCCCAAAAATCTCACACTCAACAACGTACTACTAATTCACAGGAATTAGAATTGTAA
- a CDS encoding type IV secretory system conjugative DNA transfer family protein, which yields MSKSFKINNANPQGFRFEQLQNHNDAIGKYTHSLFTPNGLTVLSLLGAYILMRVFFGDGNKKKIATSYWGSGKETATAQKKAILQIVNPQCDSAALYIGKHQGKGDGTTFYIPDVQRGTAVIGAPGSGKTFSAINPMIYSAIDQEFPCIVYDFKYPSQAKVAAYAKYKGYDVHIFAPGFPESEVCNPLDFLRDSSDAESSRQISTVINKNFRLLGNSTEDGFFGPSGDQLTQAILMLAKEFGQFADVMTCAAILSSELMVKRLMAASLNPWVKIAFGQLFSSAASEKTVAGIVATASIMFTRFMAKNTLGCFIGKTTLPLEIKGKQMIIFGLDRERRDAVGPLMTSILHMTIARNIAKKRLDPLIVALDELPSIYLPDLYRWLNESRSEGFCGIIGFQNMGQLEKNYGKDIAKAILGACSTKFIFNPGENESAQLFSNFLGDEEIKYKQKSRSTGGKNNSTSISDQEKTRKLFEPAQFLKLIAGKCVFINPTYANKKEGSVPLLKTIKISQTLKNIEKYNQIKWARIVSLLARRSTQKFPSQQDLALRVRQVELRFPIPQNPQAVSNNPGLTSKNVGSMVNQDQVPSDIGF from the coding sequence ATGAGCAAATCTTTCAAAATAAATAACGCTAATCCTCAAGGATTTCGATTTGAGCAATTACAAAATCATAATGACGCAATTGGCAAGTATACTCACTCTCTTTTCACCCCCAATGGACTAACAGTTTTGTCTTTACTGGGTGCTTATATTTTGATGAGGGTATTTTTTGGCGATGGTAACAAAAAGAAAATCGCTACCAGTTATTGGGGTAGTGGTAAAGAAACTGCTACTGCTCAGAAAAAAGCCATCTTGCAAATTGTCAATCCCCAATGTGATAGTGCGGCACTTTACATTGGTAAGCATCAGGGAAAAGGTGATGGCACTACTTTCTATATCCCTGATGTGCAAAGAGGTACAGCAGTTATCGGCGCTCCCGGTAGTGGAAAAACATTCAGCGCCATTAACCCGATGATTTACTCAGCAATTGATCAAGAATTTCCATGTATAGTTTATGACTTTAAATACCCTTCTCAAGCGAAAGTTGCTGCCTACGCCAAATACAAGGGCTATGATGTTCACATCTTTGCACCGGGATTCCCTGAATCTGAAGTCTGCAATCCTTTAGATTTTCTCCGGGATAGTAGTGATGCCGAATCATCCCGACAAATTTCAACCGTCATCAATAAGAATTTTCGACTTCTGGGCAATTCAACTGAAGATGGATTCTTTGGCCCATCCGGTGATCAGCTGACTCAGGCAATTCTAATGTTAGCTAAAGAGTTCGGTCAATTCGCGGATGTTATGACTTGCGCCGCGATACTTTCTAGCGAACTTATGGTCAAACGCCTGATGGCTGCTTCTCTCAATCCTTGGGTAAAAATTGCCTTTGGGCAACTGTTCAGTTCTGCTGCATCTGAAAAAACTGTTGCAGGCATTGTTGCTACCGCCAGTATTATGTTCACTCGCTTTATGGCGAAAAACACACTAGGCTGTTTCATCGGTAAGACAACTTTACCTTTGGAAATTAAAGGAAAGCAGATGATTATTTTCGGGTTAGACAGAGAACGCCGAGATGCAGTAGGGCCCCTAATGACCAGCATTTTACACATGACCATCGCCCGTAACATTGCCAAAAAGCGACTTGATCCATTAATCGTTGCATTGGACGAATTACCTTCAATTTACTTACCTGATTTATATAGATGGCTGAATGAATCTCGTTCTGAGGGCTTCTGCGGTATTATTGGCTTCCAAAATATGGGGCAGCTTGAGAAGAACTACGGTAAAGATATCGCTAAGGCTATCCTTGGCGCTTGCAGCACTAAGTTTATATTCAATCCTGGTGAGAACGAGTCGGCGCAATTATTCTCCAACTTTTTGGGTGATGAAGAGATTAAGTACAAGCAAAAAAGCCGTTCTACTGGGGGTAAAAATAATAGCACGAGCATCAGCGACCAAGAGAAAACGAGAAAGCTTTTTGAACCGGCTCAATTTCTGAAGTTAATTGCTGGTAAATGCGTTTTCATTAACCCAACTTATGCTAATAAAAAAGAAGGTTCAGTTCCACTGTTGAAAACTATTAAAATTTCTCAGACTCTCAAAAATATTGAGAAATACAATCAAATTAAATGGGCGAGAATTGTTAGTTTACTAGCTAGGAGAAGTACGCAGAAATTTCCCTCACAGCAAGATTTAGCTTTACGAGTTAGGCAAGTTGAGTTACGCTTTCCCATTCCCCAAAATCCTCAAGCGGTTTCTAATAATCCCGGTCTGACATCAAAAAACGTTGGCAGTATGGTTAATCAAGACCAAGTTCCTTCTGATATCGGGTTTTAA
- a CDS encoding ATP-binding protein gives MNNELIKQIFRLIKLNNKLIAVESPLQERVRLLINLASECQRLDINCYLWTLEDDQLHQLSTNEEGLTLQRVDQYQAIAKNRREHYFEILRFWKTTDLQGILILEGIFPWLGEATTDPDFFLTSEWIKSALINLKLYNCNANKAAILLGSNATVSSDIAPEVPTVIQQLPAIEEISSYLAQVLPDYSHSDIHATAIAGLGMYLADIDYGIRQAIVDEITPDELVERLSAYKIDLFKRIYNIQFLQPPSTPIGGLELIQQAFKTYKRLLSSLAKAYNLRLPKGILLIGPPGTGKSYSAKASSAQLGLPLIILEWGSFRSYGNLAEYKLKNLLALVDRINRVILYLDDFDKGFAGDDDLSKRLAGMLLTWMQERTSEVLIIASANNIQWLPPELTRSGRFDEIFKVDLPNYGERHSIFKIHLAKFDARFRNGGDGYSEEEWKRLLKATQRCVGAEIQAIVERAAVSTFCQMFGDDVAPASELPSLEITLSALLAARQSMNPLAIREADRVESMRNIAALHGLPSSPIDSSIYSLGNVDIFGET, from the coding sequence AGTTAATTAAACAAATATTTCGATTAATTAAGCTTAACAATAAGCTGATTGCTGTCGAGTCTCCATTGCAAGAAAGGGTCAGGCTGCTCATCAATCTAGCCAGTGAATGCCAGCGCCTGGACATTAACTGTTACCTGTGGACACTGGAAGATGACCAACTGCACCAGTTATCTACTAATGAGGAGGGATTAACTTTACAAAGAGTTGACCAGTATCAAGCGATCGCCAAGAATCGACGCGAACATTACTTTGAAATTCTGCGATTCTGGAAAACTACCGATTTACAAGGAATCCTGATATTAGAAGGCATATTCCCTTGGCTGGGCGAAGCTACCACTGACCCCGATTTCTTTCTGACTTCCGAGTGGATTAAGTCAGCCCTCATTAACCTGAAGCTGTACAATTGCAATGCTAACAAAGCAGCGATTCTCTTAGGGTCAAACGCCACCGTGTCATCTGACATTGCCCCCGAAGTTCCGACAGTCATTCAACAACTGCCAGCTATAGAGGAAATAAGCAGTTACTTAGCTCAAGTATTACCGGATTACAGTCATAGCGATATTCATGCGACGGCGATCGCTGGCTTAGGGATGTACTTAGCAGATATCGATTATGGCATTCGACAGGCGATTGTTGATGAAATTACACCGGATGAGTTAGTAGAAAGACTGTCCGCTTACAAAATTGACCTATTTAAGCGAATTTATAATATTCAGTTCCTTCAACCTCCAAGCACACCCATTGGTGGTTTAGAACTTATCCAGCAAGCGTTTAAAACTTATAAGCGCCTTCTATCCTCATTGGCGAAAGCGTATAATCTGCGCTTACCCAAGGGGATTTTACTAATCGGCCCACCGGGAACAGGAAAATCTTACTCCGCTAAAGCAAGTTCTGCACAATTGGGGCTACCTCTGATTATTTTGGAGTGGGGGAGTTTCCGCAGTTACGGTAATTTGGCTGAATATAAGCTCAAGAATTTACTCGCACTGGTAGACCGAATTAACCGTGTAATCCTGTATTTGGACGACTTCGACAAAGGATTTGCCGGGGATGATGATTTATCCAAACGCCTAGCTGGTATGCTTTTGACCTGGATGCAAGAACGTACTAGTGAGGTTTTAATTATCGCTTCGGCTAACAATATTCAATGGCTACCACCAGAGCTTACCAGAAGTGGACGCTTCGACGAGATTTTCAAGGTGGATCTCCCAAATTACGGCGAACGCCACTCAATTTTCAAGATCCATCTAGCTAAATTCGATGCTCGTTTTCGTAACGGGGGCGATGGGTACAGCGAAGAAGAATGGAAAAGGTTACTCAAAGCCACGCAGCGATGTGTCGGGGCGGAGATTCAAGCCATTGTTGAACGTGCCGCCGTCTCTACTTTCTGTCAAATGTTTGGTGATGATGTTGCACCAGCTAGCGAACTGCCATCACTTGAGATTACATTGTCGGCATTGTTGGCAGCAAGGCAGAGTATGAATCCTCTGGCCATCCGCGAAGCTGACCGAGTTGAAAGTATGCGTAACATTGCGGCTTTACATGGCCTTCCATCTAGCCCGATTGATTCATCTATATATAGTCTCGGCAATGTTGATATTTTTGGTGAAACATGA
- a CDS encoding relaxase/mobilization nuclease domain-containing protein, with translation MTIEELKIDNFELIKTLSQQYILANGSFIDINIPPTQIIDDFNTLSGTRPRLKSLGIYIVISLKNIYINLNQQLCIQIVNQYIHGIGWHDLQYICFFDINPSNVYIHIVFNRVTPEGKLIDIKYLGANWQQYEVLRQSCSRILENPANNKYLQIRCNCCS, from the coding sequence ATGACTATTGAAGAATTGAAGATTGATAATTTTGAATTAATTAAAACTTTATCTCAACAGTATATTCTCGCTAATGGTAGTTTCATTGACATTAATATTCCTCCAACTCAAATCATTGATGATTTTAATACTTTGTCTGGAACTAGACCAAGACTTAAGAGTTTGGGAATATATATTGTTATTAGTTTAAAAAATATTTATATTAACCTAAATCAACAACTATGTATTCAAATTGTTAATCAATATATTCACGGTATTGGCTGGCATGATTTGCAGTACATTTGTTTTTTTGATATTAATCCAAGTAATGTTTACATTCATATTGTTTTTAATCGGGTTACTCCAGAAGGTAAGCTCATTGATATCAAATACTTGGGGGCTAACTGGCAACAATATGAGGTTTTACGTCAATCTTGTTCTCGGATCTTAGAAAACCCTGCTAATAATAAATATTTGCAGATCCGCTGCAACTGTTGTTCTTAA
- a CDS encoding DUF192 domain-containing protein codes for MKTLKINSEKDLYVAAFKLLNILGPVAGVLIIIGTVALGYVQTRPQDLPVTHLLTKGNRTFKLSVASTPEQLEKGLKFRASLNGDYGMLFNLGREIYDVPFWMYKVNFPLDIFYLKDNVVTTAVYNAQPCYKTPCPIYKGKVASQVLELVKGAANIKVGDRLNIQPLSVLPKNNIGIYSGNYLKTKNNR; via the coding sequence ATGAAAACTTTAAAAATTAATTCTGAAAAGGATTTATATGTTGCTGCTTTCAAGTTACTGAACATACTAGGCCCTGTTGCTGGAGTATTAATTATCATTGGCACTGTGGCGCTGGGTTACGTCCAAACTCGTCCCCAGGATTTACCAGTTACGCACCTTCTCACGAAAGGCAATCGCACATTTAAGCTCTCAGTCGCCTCTACACCAGAGCAATTAGAGAAAGGGCTGAAATTTCGAGCATCCTTAAACGGCGACTACGGGATGTTATTCAACCTTGGCAGAGAAATTTACGACGTGCCTTTCTGGATGTACAAGGTAAATTTTCCATTAGACATCTTTTATCTTAAGGATAATGTGGTGACAACTGCGGTTTACAATGCCCAACCGTGTTACAAAACCCCTTGTCCCATCTACAAGGGGAAAGTTGCCTCCCAAGTGCTAGAGCTAGTAAAAGGCGCTGCCAATATCAAGGTTGGCGATCGACTTAACATTCAACCGTTATCAGTTTTGCCTAAGAATAATATTGGTATTTATAGCGGCAATTATTTGAAAACCAAAAATAATCGCTAG
- a CDS encoding DUF6753 family protein, whose protein sequence is MTLQDTLQGYSPSEQKRIVEGAYQLGITPDDPVFRMMATLGRYEETIIDLQARMEAMIEAWAALIDQKLDKTSKQAESMHYTVVSSAVRDEIKKSKPTDTGMKVQAGWGLGTVSLVCGLVAAGSTLLGSLTTWNLVQNIGTNQSVVVSRNDIKILQWAKSQEGKQMYQIILKNQAAIEACQTQQSKTQGYCLIQVGK, encoded by the coding sequence ATGACACTACAAGACACATTACAAGGTTATTCCCCATCAGAACAAAAACGCATAGTTGAAGGGGCATATCAACTAGGAATTACACCAGACGATCCAGTTTTTAGGATGATGGCGACACTGGGCAGATATGAAGAAACGATCATAGACCTCCAGGCAAGAATGGAGGCAATGATAGAAGCGTGGGCAGCACTGATAGACCAAAAACTGGATAAGACAAGCAAACAAGCCGAGTCAATGCATTATACAGTTGTCTCTAGTGCCGTGCGTGATGAGATCAAAAAAAGCAAGCCCACCGACACAGGCATGAAAGTGCAGGCAGGCTGGGGATTGGGGACAGTATCTCTTGTGTGTGGATTAGTCGCGGCTGGCAGTACCTTGCTGGGTTCGCTGACCACATGGAATCTGGTGCAAAATATAGGAACGAATCAGTCAGTAGTAGTCTCACGCAACGATATAAAGATTCTCCAATGGGCAAAATCCCAAGAGGGTAAGCAAATGTATCAAATAATCTTGAAGAATCAAGCAGCAATTGAAGCCTGTCAAACACAGCAGAGTAAAACCCAAGGCTATTGTTTAATTCAAGTAGGTAAGTAG
- a CDS encoding response regulator, producing the protein MIRLALIEDEELIRLGITTAINQQPDMEMVGVARTGIEGINLVKELNPDVILVDIGLPDISGLEVIKEVKLNSNTKVVVLSSHSSQSTVQSALNAGADSYLLKKNNVPLLLEAIKTTFYDHQCFFDPYISRRNFCQQQKIKGKTYQDNLTNTEIQIVSLMAVGFSNKLIAEQLFITESTVKGHVNKIFAKLDVSDRVNALIEASKLGYIEQDYLQVG; encoded by the coding sequence ATGATTCGATTAGCGCTCATTGAGGATGAAGAACTTATTAGGTTGGGGATCACTACTGCTATCAATCAACAACCAGACATGGAAATGGTCGGCGTTGCTCGTACTGGTATTGAAGGGATTAATTTAGTTAAGGAATTAAATCCCGATGTGATTTTGGTGGATATTGGTTTACCGGACATATCTGGGCTAGAAGTGATTAAAGAGGTCAAACTCAATAGCAACACTAAAGTTGTTGTTCTTTCTTCCCATTCTTCTCAAAGCACTGTTCAATCAGCTTTAAATGCCGGCGCTGATTCTTACCTTCTCAAAAAGAACAATGTTCCTCTTTTGTTAGAAGCCATAAAAACAACTTTTTATGACCATCAGTGTTTTTTTGACCCTTATATCAGCCGACGGAATTTTTGTCAGCAACAGAAAATCAAAGGTAAGACTTATCAAGATAATCTCACTAATACTGAAATCCAAATTGTTTCTTTGATGGCAGTCGGTTTTTCTAATAAGCTGATTGCCGAGCAGTTATTTATTACTGAAAGTACTGTCAAAGGGCATGTTAACAAGATTTTTGCGAAGTTGGATGTCAGCGATCGCGTCAATGCTTTGATTGAAGCTAGTAAACTTGGCTACATCGAACAAGATTACCTTCAGGTAGGTTAG
- a CDS encoding HAMP domain-containing sensor histidine kinase, giving the protein MQQEVLSILGLLHDVSNNYQGASLVLNQIIDGAYGQSLEEIKPLLIALQQTNERGMSLIQSKRTAFFELNPVTLEQFDMLSFLQTTFSRFKPIAQYHSLNLHYEIQSSYKHGTQVRGDSISIDRMLCNLVTNAIKYTLAGDIFLRLLNQEDDLAIEIEDTGCGIAAEQISNIFIPLWRTPNSNLLHQSGMGLGLYIALCVAHAHGLRISVNSVVRQGTKFTIIFPYKDDGIYGVDGRMLPKSQRLQDALPI; this is encoded by the coding sequence ATGCAACAGGAAGTTTTAAGCATATTAGGTTTGTTACACGATGTTTCAAACAACTATCAAGGAGCATCGTTAGTTTTGAATCAAATAATTGATGGTGCTTATGGACAGTCTTTAGAAGAGATCAAACCGTTGCTGATCGCTTTACAACAAACGAATGAGCGAGGGATGAGTTTGATTCAATCTAAAAGAACTGCTTTTTTTGAACTAAATCCAGTAACACTGGAGCAGTTTGATATGTTAAGTTTTTTACAAACAACTTTTTCTCGATTCAAGCCAATAGCGCAGTATCATTCCTTGAATCTTCACTATGAAATTCAATCATCCTACAAGCATGGAACGCAAGTACGGGGTGACAGCATAAGTATTGACAGAATGCTGTGTAATCTTGTGACAAATGCTATTAAGTACACTCTTGCCGGAGATATATTTTTAAGGCTGCTCAATCAAGAAGATGATTTAGCCATTGAGATTGAAGATACTGGCTGTGGGATTGCTGCCGAACAAATTTCTAATATATTTATCCCATTATGGCGAACGCCAAATAGCAATTTATTACATCAATCAGGGATGGGACTCGGACTGTACATCGCCTTATGTGTGGCTCATGCTCATGGTTTGAGGATAAGCGTAAACTCGGTAGTTAGACAAGGAACTAAATTCACCATTATATTTCCTTACAAAGATGACGGGATCTATGGGGTTGATGGTAGGATGTTGCCCAAGTCGCAGAGGTTACAAGATGCGTTACCTATATGA